The following proteins come from a genomic window of Miscanthus floridulus cultivar M001 chromosome 2, ASM1932011v1, whole genome shotgun sequence:
- the LOC136540543 gene encoding serine/threonine-protein kinase RIPK-like, which translates to MGGNKPAAGARPGWGSLFGCFGSSSHGRRKKAKGGGGKKKKKSKQQKVAAAAGSSGSGRPRSLQSRMSFTELSLSGMVSPEDLSLSLVGSNLHVFTIAELRAVTRDFSMANFIGEGGFGPVYKGYVDDKTKPGLAAQSVAVKLLDLEGGQGHTEWLTEVFFLGQLRHPHLVKLIGYCYEDEHRLLVYEFMTRGSLEKHLFKKYAASLPWSTRLKIAIGAAKGLAFLHEAEKPVIYRDFKTSNILLDSDYKAKLSDFGLAKDGPEDDETHVSTRVMGTQGYAAPEYIMTGHLTAKSDVYGFGVVLLELLSGRKAVDKSRPAREQSLVKWAWPYLTDARRLDRVMDPALAGQYSSRAAHKAAAVAHQCVALNPKSRPHMSAVVDALEPLLALDDCIVGPFVYVAPPETITNGDEAAVGKGGSGRRGGRRRSSGEGAAAVVRPEE; encoded by the exons ATGGGAGGCAATAAACCGGCCGCTGGTGCGAGGCCGGGGTGGGGCTCGCTGTTCGGCTGCTTTGGCAGCAGCTCCCAcggcaggaggaagaaggccAAGGGCGGCggcgggaagaagaagaagaagagcaagcagCAGAAGGTGGCTGCCGCGGCAggtagcagcggcagcggcaggccGCGGTCGCTGCAGAGCCGGATGTCGTTCACGGAGCTGAGCCTGAGCGGGATGGTGTCGCCCGAGGACCTGTCGCTGTCGCTCGTCGGCTCCAACCTCCACGTCTTCACCATCGCCGAGCTGCGCGCCGTCACCCGGGACTTCTCCATGGCAAACTTCATCGGTGAGGGCGGGTTCGGCCCCGTCTACAAGGGCTACGTCGACGACAAGACCAAGCCGGGACTCGCCGCGCAGTCCGTCGCCGTCAAGCTGCTCGACCTCGAGGGCGGACAAGGCCACACCGAATGGCTG acgGAAGTGTTCTTCCTGGGGCAACTGAGGCACCCTCACCTGGTGAAGCTGATCGGCTACTGCTACGAGGACGAGCACAGGCTGCTCGTCTACGAGTTCATGACCAGGGGCAGCCTGGAGAAGCATCTCTTCAAAA AATACGCTGCGTCGTTGCCATGGTCAACACGGCTGAAGATCGCCATTGGCGCTGCCAAAGGGTTGGCCTTCCTCCATGAAGCCGAGAAGCCGGTCATCTACAGGGACTTCAAGACCTCCAACATCCTGCTGGACTCG GATTACAAGGCGAAGCTGTCGGATTTCGGTCTGGCCAAGGACGGGCCGGAGGACGACGAGACGCACGTGTCGACGCGAGTCATGGGGACGCAGGGCTACGCGGCACCGGAGTACATCATGACGGGCCACCTGACGGCGAAGAGCGACGTGTACGGCTTCGGCGTGGTGCTGCTGGAGCTGCTGTCGGGGCGGAAGGCGGTGGACAAGAGCCGGCCCGCGCGGGAGCAGAGCCTGGTGAAGTGGGCGTGGCCGTACCTGACGGACGCGCGCCGCCTGGACCGCGTCATGGACCCCGCCCTGGCGGGCCAGTACTCCAGCCGCGCCGCGCACAAGGCCGCCGCCGTCGCGCACCAGTGCGTCGCGCTCAACCCAAAGTCCCGCCCCCACATGTCCGCCGTCGTCGACGCGCTCGAGCCGCTCCTCGCGCTCGATGACTGCATTGTCGGGCCCTTCGTCTACGTCGCGCCGCCGGAGACGATCACCAACGGGGACGAAGCGGCGGTGGGTAAGGGAGGGTCTGGCAGACGAGGAGGCCGGAGGAGGTCGTCAGGCGAAGGCGCGGCGGCCGTCGTGCGGCCGGAGGAGTGA